From the Edaphobacter bradus genome, the window TCCTGGCTGCTCTACCAGGACCTGAAGGCTGCGGCAGACGCCCCGAAGACCCCGCTCCAGAAGAAGTACGGCGACTACTTCGCCGCATGTATGAATGTTGGGTTGGCCAACCGCTTGGGAGCCAGGCCGATCGAGCCCATGCTCAAGGCAATCGACTCGTGGGATGACAAGAAGAAGCTGGCCAGCCTGATGAAGATAACCGAGGACAAGCTCGGCTTTTTCTTCAGCTTCTCCTCGACGCAGGACCAGAAGGACTCAAGCCAACAGATCGGAGAGGTCGATCAGGCGGGGCTCGGGCTGCCCGACCGCGACTATTACCTGAACCAAGATGAGCGTTCGAAGACGCTGCGTGCCCAATATGTCGAACACATCACGAAGATGTTCGCGCTGCTGGGTGACACTCCCGAACGGGCCGCGAAAGAAGCCGCAGATGTTTTGAAGATTGAGACGGCACTGGCACAGGGTTCCATGTCACGCGTGGACCGGCGCTCCCCAGCGAATGTGTACCACATCATGACCATCGACCAACTCCAGGCCCTGACCCCCGAGTTCGACTGGAAGCTCTACCTGGCCGCCAAGAGAGAGGGCGACCTGAAGTCCCTGAATGTTGCGACTCCGGAGTTCTTCAAAACGTTCAACCAACAGCTTGATTCGGCAGATATGACCGCGCTCAAGAGCTACCTGCGCTGGCAGACGGTGCACCGCTATGCGACTTCGCTCAGCGACCCGTTTGTCGAAGAGAACTTCCGCTTCTTCGGCGCGATTCTTACGGGGCAGAAGGAGCAGACGCCGCGCTGGAGACGCTGCACAGCGCAGACCGACCGCGCGCTCGGCGAAGCTGTAGGACAGGACTGGGTAGCCAGAAACTTCCCGCCGGCCGCGAAGGAGAATATGGAGAAGCTCGTTGCCGCGCTGGAGAAGGCGCTCAACGAAGACATCAGGCAACTGGACTGGATGAGCGACACAACGAAGGCCGCAGCGGTGGACAAGCTGGCTGCGTTCCGGCAGAAGATCGGCTATCCGGAGAAGTGGCGCGACTATTCGATGCTGAAGATCGAGCGTGAAGACCCTGTGGGCAACGTGGACCGCGTCGCGGCCTTCAATGATCGGCGCAACCTTTCGAAGATTGGCCAACCGGTCGATGAGAGGGAGTGGGGCATGACGCCTCCGACGGTGAATGCCTACTACAGCCAGGGCAAGAACGACATCAATTTTCCTGCCGGCATCCTTCAGCCTCCCTTCTATGACTTCAAGATTGACCCTGCGGTGAACTTTGGCGGGATTGGGGTGGTAATCGGCCACGAGATGACCCACGGCTTCGACGATCAGGGAAGCCTGTACGATGCCAAGGGCAACGTGCGCAGCTGGTGGACTCCTGAAGACAAGAAGAAGTTCGATGAGCGCACGGACTGCGAGGTGAAGGAGTACAGCGGCTTCGAGGTTGCTCCGGGGCAGAACCTTAACGGCAGGCTGACGCTTGGCGAGAACACCGCTGACAATGGCGGCCTGCATGTCGCCTATGCTGCGTTGATGTCGGCCCTTGCCGAGCAGGGCTTTGATTCTTCGGCAAAGATCGACGGATACACACCGGCGCAGCGGTTTTTCCTCGCATTCGGCCAGGTGTGGTGTGAAAACCAGACGGAGGAGTCTGCACGGCTGCGGGCCAAGACCGATCCGCACTCGAGCGGCCAGTGGCGCACCAACGGAAGCGTGCAGAACTTTGCTGAGTTCGGTAAGGCTTTTGGCTGCAAAGTTGACCAGCCGATGACGCCTGTGAATGCCTGCCACGTCTGGTAGAGTGTCGCGGTTAGATTCCAGAGCCCGGGGGTTCCCTTCCCCGGGCTTTTGCTTTTCCGGGGCCAGCCATCATTTCCATCCCGCGAAAGTGGCACAAAGTCGCATCACCTTCTACAATTGCGCAAGGAATCTATCCCTAAAGAATTGCTCGCTGTAGAGGCGTTCCTGGTGGTTCGCCGGCGAGGATTAAGGAAGCGCATGAAGTTGAGCAGGTTCGGCCGGGTTTGGATGGCCTTGGTAGTGTCCGTTGCGATGGGTCTGGGAATGACGGCGTGCGGTGGCGGCACGATCGGCTATCTATGGGTCCTGGGAACGCA encodes:
- a CDS encoding M13 family metallopeptidase, yielding MGFKYAASLLALSSAMCLGQSHTSTEMAPGPASEPAKPISFDLSAIDTKADPCTDFYQYACGNWKKNNPIPADQVRWGRFNQLAERNSWLLYQDLKAAADAPKTPLQKKYGDYFAACMNVGLANRLGARPIEPMLKAIDSWDDKKKLASLMKITEDKLGFFFSFSSTQDQKDSSQQIGEVDQAGLGLPDRDYYLNQDERSKTLRAQYVEHITKMFALLGDTPERAAKEAADVLKIETALAQGSMSRVDRRSPANVYHIMTIDQLQALTPEFDWKLYLAAKREGDLKSLNVATPEFFKTFNQQLDSADMTALKSYLRWQTVHRYATSLSDPFVEENFRFFGAILTGQKEQTPRWRRCTAQTDRALGEAVGQDWVARNFPPAAKENMEKLVAALEKALNEDIRQLDWMSDTTKAAAVDKLAAFRQKIGYPEKWRDYSMLKIEREDPVGNVDRVAAFNDRRNLSKIGQPVDEREWGMTPPTVNAYYSQGKNDINFPAGILQPPFYDFKIDPAVNFGGIGVVIGHEMTHGFDDQGSLYDAKGNVRSWWTPEDKKKFDERTDCEVKEYSGFEVAPGQNLNGRLTLGENTADNGGLHVAYAALMSALAEQGFDSSAKIDGYTPAQRFFLAFGQVWCENQTEESARLRAKTDPHSSGQWRTNGSVQNFAEFGKAFGCKVDQPMTPVNACHVW